In Thermus islandicus DSM 21543, one genomic interval encodes:
- a CDS encoding ABC transporter ATP-binding protein has translation MGGLEARGIVGPFALKGVDLALDPGEWLALLGPNGSGKTTLLRVMAGLLRPRGGEVFLEGRPLRAYGPYERGRRLAYLPQGGPYPEGLLVEEVVRLGRLPHLGLWGREGKEDREAVDWALEVSGAAAFRGRPLGTLSGGERQRVLLARALAARPKYLLLDEPTTFLDLEHQGGVVALLRRLARMGVGVLSVLHDPNQAALAHRVAVLRGGQLVAQGRPEEVLREGLLAALYGPGVRVAHLSGRPHVYLDG, from the coding sequence GTGGGTGGGCTTGAGGCTAGGGGGATCGTGGGGCCTTTTGCCCTGAAGGGGGTGGACCTCGCCCTGGACCCGGGGGAGTGGCTCGCCCTCCTGGGCCCCAACGGCTCGGGGAAGACCACCCTCCTAAGGGTGATGGCGGGGCTTCTCCGCCCTCGAGGGGGGGAGGTGTTCCTGGAGGGGAGGCCTCTCCGCGCCTACGGGCCCTACGAACGGGGGCGGCGCCTCGCCTACCTGCCCCAGGGCGGCCCCTACCCCGAGGGGCTTCTGGTGGAGGAGGTGGTGCGCCTGGGGAGGCTTCCCCACCTCGGGCTTTGGGGGCGGGAGGGGAAGGAGGATCGGGAGGCGGTGGACTGGGCCCTCGAGGTCAGCGGGGCCGCCGCCTTCCGGGGCCGGCCTCTCGGTACCCTCTCCGGCGGGGAAAGGCAGCGGGTCCTCCTGGCCCGGGCCCTGGCGGCGAGGCCCAAGTACCTCCTCCTGGACGAGCCCACCACCTTCTTGGACCTGGAGCACCAGGGGGGGGTGGTGGCCCTCCTCAGGCGCCTGGCGAGGATGGGGGTGGGGGTGCTCTCCGTTCTCCACGACCCCAACCAGGCGGCCCTCGCCCACCGGGTGGCCGTCCTTAGGGGGGGCCAGCTCGTGGCCCAGGGAAGGCCCGAGGAGGTGTTGCGGGAGGGGCTCCTGGCCGCCCTCTACGGCCCCGGGGTCCGGGTGGCCCACCTTTCGGGGAGGCCCCATGTCTACCTGGACGGATAG
- a CDS encoding SDR family oxidoreductase: MRLKDKAVLITGAAHGIGRATLELFAREGARLVACDLEEGPLREAAEAVGAFPVVMDVADPASVERGFAEALAHLGRLDGVVHYAGITRDHFHWKMPLEDWELVLKVNLTGSFLVAKAASEAMRERNPGSLVLTASRVYLGNLGQANYAASKAGVVGLTRTLALELGRWGIRVNALAPGFIETRMTAQVPEKVREKAIAATPLGRVGKPLEVAYAALFLVSDESSFITGQVLFVDGGRTVGAAPA; the protein is encoded by the coding sequence ATGCGGCTCAAGGACAAGGCGGTGCTGATCACAGGGGCGGCCCACGGCATCGGCCGGGCCACGCTGGAGCTCTTCGCCAGGGAAGGGGCGAGGCTTGTGGCCTGCGACCTGGAGGAGGGCCCCCTAAGGGAGGCGGCGGAGGCGGTGGGGGCCTTTCCGGTGGTTATGGACGTAGCGGACCCCGCTTCCGTAGAGCGGGGTTTTGCCGAGGCCCTGGCCCACCTGGGCCGCCTGGACGGGGTGGTCCATTACGCCGGGATCACCCGGGACCACTTCCATTGGAAGATGCCCCTGGAGGACTGGGAGCTCGTGCTCAAGGTGAACCTCACAGGGAGCTTCCTGGTGGCCAAGGCGGCCTCCGAGGCCATGCGGGAGAGAAACCCGGGGAGCCTGGTCCTCACCGCGAGCCGGGTCTACCTGGGGAACCTGGGGCAGGCGAACTACGCCGCCTCCAAGGCGGGGGTGGTGGGGCTCACCCGGACCCTGGCCTTGGAGCTTGGGCGGTGGGGGATCCGGGTGAACGCCCTGGCCCCGGGGTTCATTGAGACGCGGATGACGGCCCAGGTGCCGGAGAAGGTGCGGGAGAAGGCCATCGCTGCCACGCCCTTGGGCCGGGTGGGGAAGCCTTTGGAGGTAGCCTACGCCGCCCTCTTCCTTGTCTCCGACGAGTCCAGCTTCATCACCGGCCAGGTCCTCTTCGTGGACGGGGGGCGGACGGTCGGGGCGGCCCCCGCCTGA
- a CDS encoding serine hydrolase domain-containing protein — MDFRRLDAYFRRMVEEGLLPGALVLVARGGEVAFLGVYGYLDPGRGLPMREDAFFRLYSMTKPWVSALALTFVEEGTLSLRDPLEKYLPGFAALKVGREVGEEVVLEPLRRPVLVYDLLRHTAGFTYGVFFRSPVKRLYLEAGVDRFDLSREAFLSRLAALPLRFQPGEAFEYGLSTDVLGHLLEALAGKGLAELLEERVFRPLGMKDSGFVAQDPTRLAQPFPQDPETGRRIVLLPVEAPPPRYAGGMGGVGTAWDYLRFLEALRTGKGLLHPSLARLMTQDHLGPLYPEGLRRGLEYLPGPGYGFGLGVAVRLAGGMAPGHPGEFYWAGFGGTYFFVDPAAGLTALLLAQAPNLLAVLEPERALHSVYGDRMGLTFKTLVYGAL; from the coding sequence ATGGACTTCCGGAGGCTTGACGCCTACTTCCGGCGCATGGTGGAGGAGGGCCTCCTCCCTGGGGCCCTGGTCCTCGTGGCCCGGGGAGGGGAGGTGGCCTTCCTGGGGGTCTACGGGTACCTGGACCCGGGGCGGGGGCTTCCCATGCGGGAGGACGCCTTCTTCCGCCTCTACTCCATGACCAAGCCCTGGGTTTCCGCCCTGGCCCTCACCTTCGTGGAGGAGGGCACCCTCTCCCTGCGGGATCCCCTAGAGAAGTACCTGCCGGGCTTCGCCGCCCTGAAGGTAGGCCGGGAGGTAGGGGAGGAGGTGGTCCTCGAGCCCCTGAGGCGGCCCGTCCTGGTCTACGACCTCCTCCGCCACACCGCGGGCTTCACCTACGGGGTCTTCTTCCGCTCCCCGGTGAAGCGCCTCTACCTCGAGGCCGGGGTGGACCGGTTTGACCTCTCCCGGGAGGCCTTCTTAAGCCGCCTCGCCGCCCTTCCCCTTCGCTTCCAGCCCGGCGAGGCCTTTGAGTACGGGCTTTCCACGGACGTCCTGGGCCACCTCCTTGAGGCCCTGGCGGGGAAAGGGCTGGCGGAGCTCTTGGAGGAGCGGGTCTTCCGCCCCTTGGGGATGAAGGATTCCGGGTTCGTGGCCCAAGACCCCACCCGCCTGGCCCAGCCCTTCCCCCAGGACCCCGAGACCGGCCGGAGGATCGTCCTCCTTCCCGTGGAGGCCCCGCCTCCCCGCTACGCCGGGGGGATGGGGGGGGTGGGGACGGCCTGGGACTACCTTCGCTTTCTGGAGGCCTTAAGGACGGGGAAGGGCCTCCTCCACCCCTCTCTGGCCCGCCTCATGACCCAAGACCACCTGGGCCCCCTCTACCCGGAGGGGCTCAGGCGAGGCCTGGAGTACCTGCCGGGGCCGGGGTACGGGTTTGGCCTGGGGGTAGCGGTGCGCCTCGCAGGGGGGATGGCTCCCGGCCACCCGGGGGAGTTCTACTGGGCGGGGTTCGGGGGCACCTACTTCTTTGTGGACCCCGCGGCCGGCCTCACCGCCCTCCTCTTGGCCCAGGCCCCAAACCTCCTCGCCGTCCTCGAGCCCGAGCGGGCCCTTCACTCCGTTTACGGGGACCGCATGGGGCTTACCTTCAAGACCCTGGTGTACGGGGCCCTCTAG
- the mntR gene encoding manganese-dependent transcriptional regulator MntR, with product MSRPPLSEAQEDYLKHLFLLEEALGGPVPTQALAERLSVKPPSVTEMLKKLAVLGLVEHSPYRGARLTEAGRKVALEVLRHHRLLETYLHESLGYGWEEVHQEAERLEHVISEALERRIAQALGHPPFDPHGDPIPTPELTLPERPAIPLGEAPLGETQVVRALAQDPGTLNLLAHLHLRPGTRLKVLERGAEGVRVEVEGEVFLLPMALAQAVGVTP from the coding sequence ATGTCCCGCCCACCCCTTTCCGAGGCCCAGGAGGACTATCTAAAGCACCTTTTTCTTTTGGAGGAAGCCCTCGGGGGTCCGGTCCCTACCCAGGCCCTGGCGGAGCGCCTATCGGTCAAGCCCCCCTCGGTGACGGAAATGCTGAAAAAGCTCGCGGTCCTCGGTCTCGTGGAGCATAGCCCCTACCGGGGAGCCCGCCTCACCGAGGCAGGGCGGAAGGTGGCCCTGGAGGTCCTGCGCCACCACCGCCTTCTGGAGACCTACCTCCACGAAAGCCTGGGGTATGGTTGGGAGGAGGTGCACCAGGAGGCGGAAAGGCTGGAGCACGTGATCTCCGAGGCCCTGGAGCGCAGGATTGCCCAGGCCTTGGGCCACCCTCCCTTTGACCCCCACGGCGACCCCATCCCCACCCCCGAGCTCACCCTGCCGGAGCGGCCCGCCATTCCCCTCGGGGAAGCCCCCTTGGGGGAGACCCAGGTGGTGCGGGCCCTGGCCCAGGACCCGGGCACCCTCAACCTCCTCGCCCACCTCCACCTCCGTCCGGGAACGCGGCTTAAGGTCCTGGAGCGGGGCGCAGAGGGGGTCAGGGTGGAGGTGGAGGGGGAGGTCTTCCTCCTGCCCATGGCCTTGGCCCAGGCCGTGGGGGTAACCCCTTAG
- a CDS encoding gamma-glutamyltransferase family protein codes for MDLIHYPYPSRRHVVLGRRGAVATSQPLAALAGMEMLLKGGSAVDAAIAMAACLTVVEPTANGLGGDLFALVWDGALHGLNASGKSPVALTPERLPEGRMPERGWLPVTVPGAVSGWRALHERWGRLPFAEVLAPAIRYAEEGFPVGPETARGWRRAEGIYLSLEGPEFAAFKEVFFPGGRAPRAGEVWRSPFHARTLKEIAESYGESLYRGRLAEALARFSAETGGLLALEDLRAHTPEWVAPLSTTYRGLTVWELPPNGQGVAVLLALNLLEGFDLRPEDPWSYHVQIEAMRLALADTYRFVADPRHMELSPEAFLSLAYAAERRRLIGERALPRVLPGLKPEGTVYLAAADGEVMVSLIQSNYQGFGSGVLVPGTGIALQNRGLGFSLEEGHPNRVGPGKRPFHTIIPGFLTREGRPLGAFGVMGGFMQPQGHVQVVVGLADFGLNPQAALDRPRWQVLPGDEVLLEPGIPQATALFLRDLGHRVRYEPDYAAFGRGQAVLRLEEALCAASDPRAEGLALAS; via the coding sequence ATGGACCTCATCCACTACCCCTACCCGTCCCGCCGCCACGTGGTGCTGGGGAGGCGGGGGGCGGTGGCCACGAGCCAGCCCCTGGCGGCTCTGGCGGGGATGGAGATGCTCCTCAAGGGGGGAAGCGCGGTGGACGCCGCTATCGCCATGGCCGCCTGCCTCACGGTGGTGGAGCCCACGGCCAACGGGCTGGGCGGCGACCTCTTCGCCCTGGTGTGGGACGGGGCCCTCCACGGCCTGAACGCTTCCGGGAAAAGCCCCGTGGCCCTCACCCCTGAGCGCCTTCCTGAGGGCAGGATGCCGGAGAGGGGGTGGCTGCCCGTCACCGTGCCGGGGGCGGTCTCGGGGTGGCGGGCCCTGCACGAGAGGTGGGGGAGGCTTCCCTTCGCCGAGGTCTTAGCCCCCGCCATCCGCTATGCGGAGGAGGGCTTCCCGGTGGGGCCGGAGACGGCCCGGGGCTGGCGGCGGGCGGAGGGGATTTACCTTTCCCTGGAGGGGCCGGAGTTTGCCGCCTTCAAGGAGGTTTTCTTCCCTGGGGGAAGGGCGCCCCGGGCGGGGGAGGTGTGGCGGAGCCCCTTCCACGCCAGGACCCTAAAGGAGATCGCCGAGAGCTACGGGGAGAGCCTCTACCGGGGCAGGCTGGCGGAGGCCCTCGCCCGCTTCAGCGCCGAGACGGGGGGTCTGCTTGCCCTGGAGGACCTCAGGGCCCACACCCCCGAGTGGGTGGCCCCCCTTTCCACCACCTATAGGGGCCTTACCGTGTGGGAGCTTCCCCCAAACGGCCAGGGGGTGGCGGTCCTCCTGGCCCTGAACCTCCTCGAGGGGTTTGACCTGAGGCCGGAGGATCCTTGGAGCTACCACGTGCAGATTGAGGCCATGCGCCTGGCCCTGGCGGACACGTACCGCTTTGTGGCCGACCCGCGGCACATGGAGCTATCTCCTGAGGCCTTTCTTTCGCTGGCCTACGCAGCGGAGCGGAGGAGGCTCATTGGGGAGCGGGCGCTTCCCCGGGTCCTCCCTGGGCTAAAGCCGGAGGGGACGGTTTACTTGGCGGCGGCGGACGGGGAGGTGATGGTCTCCCTGATCCAGTCCAACTACCAGGGGTTTGGCTCGGGGGTCCTGGTGCCGGGGACGGGGATTGCGTTGCAGAACCGGGGCCTGGGCTTCAGCCTGGAGGAGGGGCACCCCAACCGGGTGGGGCCGGGGAAAAGGCCCTTCCACACCATCATTCCTGGGTTCCTTACCCGGGAGGGGAGGCCGCTTGGGGCCTTTGGGGTCATGGGGGGGTTCATGCAGCCGCAGGGGCACGTGCAGGTGGTGGTGGGCCTGGCGGACTTCGGCCTGAACCCGCAGGCGGCCCTGGACCGGCCCAGGTGGCAGGTCCTTCCTGGGGACGAGGTGCTTCTTGAGCCCGGCATCCCCCAGGCCACGGCCCTTTTCCTTCGGGACCTGGGGCACCGGGTGCGCTACGAGCCGGACTACGCCGCCTTCGGC